A stretch of the Nicotiana tabacum cultivar K326 chromosome 6, ASM71507v2, whole genome shotgun sequence genome encodes the following:
- the LOC142181559 gene encoding uncharacterized protein LOC142181559 yields the protein MDEEYKPLRMYFPDEEVLFAGEDLLEAYSGWRMYFDGAANFKRVGIGAVLVSESGQHYPISEKLRFPCTNNMAEYEACILGLRMAVDINIQELLVIGDSYLLIHQVQDPIKVNVQDEPAYCFHVDEDPDREPWYYDISRYLKTRDYPKGATSTQKRTLRRLANHFFLNGKILYRRTPDLGLLRCVDAREATKLIEEIHA from the exons ATGGATGAAGAATACAAGCCACTTAGGAtgtacttcccagatgaagaagtaTTGTTCGCCGGAGAAGACCTTTTAGAAGCATATTCTGGTTGGAGAATGtactttgatggagccgcaaacttcaAAAGAGTCGGAATTGGAGCAGTACTAGTTTCAGAATCTGGACAACATTATCCAATCTCAGAGAAACTTCgatttccatgcaccaacaacatggcggaatatgAGGCTTGTATACTTGGGCTTAGAATGGCCGTTGATATAAACATCCAAGAGTTATTAGTTATAGGTGATTCATACTTGCTAATTCATCAAGTACAAG ACCCCATCAAGGTGAATGTGCAGGATGAACCAGCTTACTGTTTCCATGTGGATGAAGATCCAGACAGAGAACCATGGTATTATGACATTAGTAGGTATCTCAAAACAAGGGATTACCCTAAAGGAGCAACCAGTACCCAGAAGAGAACGCTTAGGAGATTGGCAAATCACTTTTTCctaaatggtaaaatcctatataggaggacccCAGATTTAGGACTGTTGCGGTGTGTAGATGCAAGGGAAGCAACCAAGCTGATTGAAGAGATACATGCATGA
- the LOC142181560 gene encoding uncharacterized protein LOC142181560, whose product MTSSNTSNMTGLGLVTIQRDEPEASEGREVTLRDEHIAQLSQQVANLQGEIERLRNLTNLSISLNTPLPEERTNAHIPPSFPSFDSPIPEHLPPNPPLHNYKPTSTNAHANPQQANPSTFNTSYVSQPLLAQSTPLTQNHHVTQHLPMAHVAIPNMQHVPSVYAVEAQPFTTPMPHQLHPEMYQYQEAEKEVRDKADEYMAKEIRELKEAFKSLKTIRSMEGLEYEDLCVHPDVDLLAGYKVPKFDMFDRKGNPRAHLRLYCDKLVGVEKDEAIMMKLFIRSLTREALDWYTSQDPKKWRNWRVMAQEFMDRFRFNTETNPDRFYLMTLKKKTTESFREYAMIWRAEAARVQPPMGEDEMTTNFIRSQTDATYYERLISMLGQKFSEVVRMRDVIEEGLKSRKITNLAALQAMSKAIQSGTIGGASKKKEKEVSAVMTIQDRRPNQILTDQNPLPQPSYYSPYTQTPQPYYQPSPIPYPVYNAQPNYYPPRAPTHLNPSYYQPTYPSQPRYQSQNRPNAPRPRPSFERKLAKTYTPLAEPLAQLYERLKAARVLQPVPGRVPNPLPEWYDGTKHCAYHSSVTRHDTKNCLTLKYKIEELIKAGTIQLKGAPLNVNNNPLPNHDDTGINMISTDEDWNLEGTIVPIEDEKKAVSSTFIAPVITVQVRAPIEVEVLPPKPKIMALVAHTPSFRTKVVPWDYQSDVRNKGKVKLVVEVVAAGMTRSGWCYVPEEASREASSKDNNQKKSVTEAEAEEFWRKMQCSGYSVVDQLKKTPAQISLMSLLMSSDSHRNALVKLLNEAYVLAETTSEHLETMVAQILKAHKISFHEDELPPEGLSHNKALHLTVKCRDKCVSRVLIDICSALNMCPISNLKALGTAIGKVRESRVNIRAFDGAQRSAIGEIDLALQIGPVEFVIEFQVLDISATYNLLLGRSWIHMAGAVPSTLHQNVKFVWNHQEVVIHGEANNLIYLRNSIPIIESVERLDGATFHIEEIVTITRGKEIKLPSVFVIVASEMLKNGFDLGRGLGASKQINKDADTVNVTCNEISEQNNKQDLEEYEEDVPPAELTKELEQFENKSKPNSDETELINLGNSKSIKETRINVHLTPSKKEKYVDLLREYVDSFVDCFAGYHQILMDDDDVEKIAFITPWGLYCYRVMPFGLKNAGVIYMRAMTTIFHDLIHKEIEVYMDDVIIKSRKSSDHLVDLKKFFDRLRRYNLKLNPAKCAFGVPARKLLGFIISRRGVELDPSKIKAIQDLPPPKNRKDVMSFLGLLNYISRFIAQSIVICEPIFKILRKHATTKWTEECQ is encoded by the exons ATGACTAGTTCAAACACATCTAATATGACAGGCTTGGGACTTGTCACCATTCAAAGAGACGAACCTGAGGCTTCGGAAGGACGGGAGGTTACCCTTCGTGATGAGCACATCGCCCAGCTGTCGCAACAAGTGGCTAACCTGCAAGGTGAAATTGAAAGGCTTCGGAACCTTACCAATCTTTCTATCAGCCTCAACACACCACTTCCTGAAGAAAGGACAAACGCACATATCCCCCCATCTTTCCCATCTTTTGACTCACCTATCCCGGAACACCTTCCACCAAACCCTCCTCTTCACAACTACAAGCCAACATCCACTAATGCACATGCTAACCCGCAACAAGCCAACCCATCGACTTTCAACACATCATATGTTTCCCAACCACTACTTGCCCAAAGCACCCCGCTCACTCAAAACCACCATGTAACCCAACACCTACCGATGGCACACGTTGCTATTCCTAACATGCAGCATGTGCCGTCGGTATATGCAGTGGAAGCACAACCTTTTACTACCCCTATGCCTCACCAACTTCACCCTGaaatgtatcagtatcaggaagcaGAAAAAGAAGTAAGAGACAAAGCCGACGAGTATATGGCGAAGGAGATCCGTGAGTTAAAGGAAGCATTCAAAAGTCTGAAAACCATTAGGAGTATGGAAGGTTTGGAATATGAGGATCTATGTGTCCATCCCGATGTCGATTTACTCGCAggatataaagtaccaaaatttGACATGTTTGATAGAAAAGGAAATCCACGAGCTCATTTGAGGTTGTATTGTGATAAGTTAGTTGGAGTGGAAAAGGATGAAGCTATCATGATGAAACTTTTTATAAGGAGTCTTACAAGGGAAGCCCTTGATTGGTACACAAGTCAAGACCCAAAGAAATGGCGCAACTGGAGAGTTATGGCACAAGAATTCATGGACAGATTCAGATTTAACACAGAGACCAACCCAGATAGATTCTATTTGATGACGTTGAAGAAGAAAACAACAGAATCCTTTAGAGAGTATGCCATGATATGGAGGGCAGAAGCAGCAAGAGTCCAACCCCCGATGGGAGAGGATGAGATGACAACTAACTTTATTCGATCTCAAACGGATGCAACATACTATGAGAGATTGATAAGCATGCTAGGGCAGAAATTCTCGGAAGTTGTTAGGATGAGAGACGTTATAGAGGAAGGTCTCAAATCTAGAAAGATTACAAACTTGGCAGCACTACAAGCAATGAGTAAGGCAATCCAATCAGGAACTATTGGAGGAGCAAGtaagaagaaggagaaagaagTATCCGCCGTTATGACCATCCAAGACCGCAGGCCCAACCAAATATTAACCGACCAAAACCCGTTACCCCAGCCTTCATACTATAGCCCATACACCCAAACTCCTCAACCTTATTACCAGCCTTCGCCCATTCCCTATCCTGTTTATAATGCCCAACCAAACTATTATCCACCCCGAGCACCCACACACCTGAATCCATCATATTACCAACCCACATATCCATCTCAACCCCGCTACCAATCACAAAATCGTCCAAATGCACCTAGACCTCGCCCGAGCTTTGAAAGAAAACTAGCCAAAACCTATACTCCCCTAGCTGAACCTTTAGCccagttgtatgaaaggttgaaagccgcaAGAGTACTCCAACCAGTCCCAGGAAGAGTTCCTAACCCTCTCCCAGAATGGTATGATGGGACCAAGCATTGTGCATATCACTCTAGTGTGACTAGACATGACACAAAAAATTGCCTTACTCTCAAATATAAGATTGAAGAGTTGATCAAAGCAGGAACCATTCAGCTTAAGGGAGCTCCCCTGAATGTGAACAACAACCCTCTTCCAAATCACGATGATACTGGTATTAACATGATATCTACCGATGAAGATTGGAATTTGGAAGGAACAATTGTACCAATTGAAGACGAGAAAAAGGCTGTGTCATCTACCTTCATTGCTCCTGTCATCACAGTGCAAGTGCGAGCACCAATTGAGGTAGAAGTACTCCCTCCGAAACCCAAGATCATGgcactagttgctcatacacccTCATTTAGAACCAAAGTAGTTCCTTGGGACTATCAGTCTGATGTAAGGAACAAAGGAAAGGTAAAATTAGTTGTAGAAGTTGTTGCTGCAGGTATGACGAGATCCGGTTGGTGTTATGTTCCTGAAGAAGCATCACGAGAAGCTTCAAGTAAGGATAACAACCAGAAGAAGTCCGTGACAGAAGCTGAAGCAGAAGAGTTTTGGAGAAAAATGCAATGTAGCGGATACTCTGTTGTAGACCAACTGAAGAAGACGCCGGCTCAAATTTCCCTCATGTCATTATTAATGAGTTCCGATAGCCACAGGAATGCTTTGGTAAAATTACTTAATGAAGCATATGTTCTAGCCGAGACAACTAGTGAACATTTGGAAACTATGGTAGCCCAAATTCTAAAAGCCCACAAGATTTCTTTTCACGAGGATGAATTGCCCCCTGAAGGTCTaagtcacaacaaagcattgcaTCTCACTGTCAAGTGCAGGGATAAGTGTGTTTCTAGGGTTTTGATCGATATTTGTTCTGCACTCAATATGTGTCCTATCAGTAACCTCAAAGCTTTGGGAACTGCCATTGGAAAAGTTCGTGAAAGTCGTGTGAATATTAGAGCTTTTGATGGAGCGCAAAGGAGCGCTATTGGTGAAATTGACTTAGCATTACAAATTGGGCCTGTAGAGTTTGTCATTGAATTTCAAGTGTTAGACATATCTGCTacttataatttgttgttgggaaGGTCGTGGATTCACATGGCTGGTGCAGTCCCTTCCACTTTGCACCAGAACGTGAAGTTTGtgtggaatcaccaggaagttgTGATTCATGGAGAAGCAAACAATCTCATTTACCTCAGGAATTCAATCCCTATCATTGAAAGTGTGGAGAGGCTGGATGGAGCCACTTTCCACATTGAAGAAATTGTGACTATTACTCGAGGTAAAGAGATAAAGTTGCCAAGTGTGTTCGTGATAGTGGCATcagaaatgttgaagaatggtttcgATCTTGGTCGAGGACTTGGAGCAAG caaaCAAATTAATAAAGATGCTGACACCGTGAATGTGACATGCAATGAAATAAGTGAACAAAATAACAAGCAAGATCTTGAAGAATATGAAGAAGATGTGCCGCCTGCGGAATTAACTAAAGAACTTGAGCAGTTTGAGAACAAGTCAAAACCAAATTCGGACGAAACAGAGCTTATAAATTTGGGGAATTCAAAGTCTATAAAAGAAACAAGAATTAATGTCCATTTGACACCttcaaaaaaagagaaatatGTGGATCTTCTGAGAGAATACGTCGAT tcattcGTTGATTGCTTTGCCGGTTACCACCAGATTTTgatggatgatgatgatgttgagaaGATAGCGTTTATCACACCTTGGGGGTTGTATTGTTATCGGGTGATGCCTTTTGGACTCAAGAATGCAGGTGTTATAtacatgagagctatgacaaCTATTTTTCATGACTTGATCCATAAAGAGATTGAGGTCTatatggatgatgtcatcatcaagtcacGGAAGAGTTCAGATCACTTGGTAGACCTGAAGAAGTTCTTTGATAGGTTGCGGcgatacaatttgaagttgaatcccgcaaagtgtgcattcggagttCCAGCTAGAAAATTATTAGGTTTCATTATCAGTAGAAGGGGCGTAGAGTTGGATCCTTCAAAGATAAAGGCTATCCAAGACCTGCCACCTCCAAAGAATcggaaggacgtgatgagcttccttgGTCtcctcaactacatcagtcgttTCATAGCCCAATCAATAGTGATTTGTGAGCCGATATTCAAGATACTGAGGAAACATGCCACTACCAAATGGACAGAGGAATGTCAATGA